The following coding sequences lie in one Prosthecobacter vanneervenii genomic window:
- a CDS encoding pyridoxal-dependent decarboxylase, whose amino-acid sequence MIKSQLDGQMDYTDLRETLRIHRDVPPILFANIGTTMKGAVDDLGKIRAILKDLAIPNAYIHADAALSGMILPFVDEPQPWNFADGADSISISGHKMLGSPVPCGVVLARKAHVDRIARSIEYIGALDTTIAGSRSAFSPLLLWHRLRTLGEVGLRSMVQACLGNALYAVEQLRAQSIDAWCHPNSVTVVFPKPPPVMMEKWIIAPRKNIGHLIVMPHVTRAVIDAFVADFAAALNT is encoded by the coding sequence ATGATCAAGAGCCAGCTGGACGGTCAGATGGACTATACGGACCTGCGAGAGACGCTGCGCATCCACCGCGATGTGCCGCCCATCCTCTTCGCCAACATCGGCACCACGATGAAAGGCGCTGTGGATGATCTGGGGAAGATCCGCGCTATCCTGAAGGACCTGGCCATTCCGAATGCCTACATCCATGCGGATGCGGCGCTCAGCGGAATGATTCTGCCCTTTGTGGATGAGCCGCAGCCGTGGAATTTTGCGGACGGGGCGGACAGCATCTCCATCAGCGGGCACAAGATGCTCGGCTCTCCCGTGCCCTGCGGCGTGGTGCTGGCGCGGAAGGCGCATGTGGACCGCATTGCGCGGTCCATCGAGTACATCGGTGCGCTTGACACCACCATCGCGGGCTCGCGCAGTGCTTTCTCGCCCCTGCTGCTATGGCACCGGCTGCGCACGCTGGGGGAGGTGGGACTGCGCAGCATGGTGCAGGCCTGTCTGGGCAATGCGCTGTATGCGGTGGAGCAGCTTCGTGCACAGAGCATCGATGCCTGGTGCCACCCGAATTCTGTCACGGTGGTTTTCCCCAAGCCTCCACCGGTGATGATGGAAAAATGGATCATCGCCCCGCGCAAAAACATTGGTCATCTCATTGTGATGCCACATGTGACGCGGGCAGTGATCGACGCCTTCGTGGCCGACTTTGCCGCCGCCTTGAACACTTGA
- a CDS encoding PLP-dependent aminotransferase family protein encodes MTPSNLSPADRRRLDELYKRLGACSARNVGYPTNQAFDYSELFRFLEFSINNVGDPFHSTNYRLNTMEFEREVLADFARYTRAPEGEWWGYVTSGGTEGNMYGLYVARELFPDGICYFSEDTHYSVAKVLRLQHTATS; translated from the coding sequence GTGACTCCTTCCAACCTCAGTCCTGCGGACCGGCGGCGGCTCGACGAGCTATACAAGCGGCTTGGGGCGTGCAGTGCGCGAAATGTGGGGTATCCGACGAACCAGGCGTTTGATTACAGCGAACTGTTTCGGTTTCTGGAGTTCAGCATCAACAATGTGGGAGATCCATTCCACAGCACAAACTACCGGCTCAACACAATGGAGTTTGAGCGCGAGGTGCTGGCGGATTTTGCACGCTATACGCGTGCGCCAGAGGGAGAGTGGTGGGGGTATGTGACGAGCGGCGGCACGGAGGGAAACATGTACGGCCTTTATGTGGCGCGGGAGCTGTTTCCGGACGGCATCTGCTACTTCAGCGAGGATACGCACTACAGCGTGGCCAAGGTGCTGAGGCTGCAGCACACCGCAACATCATGA
- a CDS encoding ACT domain-containing protein, with translation MKQLTVLVPNEHGIAARLTAALAERGINIEEIDVESVADHGIVVMSVDRYDEALRALSDHGFRAITQDTLLVRLEDRPGALAAVALRLRDAGLDLRSMHILRRDATTTTASLVCSDNARAAEVLRDVLVVERPAERD, from the coding sequence ATGAAACAGCTCACCGTTCTTGTGCCGAACGAGCATGGCATCGCCGCCAGGCTCACCGCCGCGCTGGCCGAGCGAGGCATAAACATTGAGGAAATCGATGTCGAGAGCGTGGCGGACCATGGCATTGTCGTGATGAGCGTGGACCGCTATGACGAGGCGCTGCGCGCGCTGAGCGATCATGGCTTCCGTGCCATCACCCAAGACACGCTGCTGGTGCGGCTGGAGGACCGCCCTGGCGCACTAGCCGCCGTGGCGCTACGGCTGCGGGACGCCGGGTTGGACCTGCGCTCCATGCACATCCTGCGGCGGGACGCCACCACCACCACCGCCAGCCTCGTGTGCTCGGACAATGCGCGGGCTGCCGAGGTGCTGCGGGATGTGCTGGTGGTTGAGCGGCCTGCTGAAAGGGATTAG
- the lepB gene encoding signal peptidase I has product MFFLTPRYLKHAKLLHKGVTRFINYKRDVLPPAKLDEICALRTRLEDAMRARDKAQIAALNDEINKTCEKALPHEEHSDIGENVEVFFVAIVIALGIRSYVAQPFKIPTGSMQPTLYGLVANHTEKDVTPNPIAQVKDWVAGRSYYNVVAKRSGWLRRDEPLTEHSFLGFFTHCRLHFEDGGTQWIWAPMRQLATDPDGFNLGLRTYLNLPMSEAGEKITPDARVELQITKSGGTFITEGQLLARGTLDTGDHVLVNKFAYNFRSPKRGEVFVFTTKNIRSAYMNIPPEQGSQHYIKRLVGVPGDKLEVKSPVLWINGKPAEEFGMKRVGGMQGDYKGYGNFGYLSSGSTRELANREDKREYWAMGDNSYNSSDSRYWGAVPERNLVGPGLFCYFPLGRNWGIIW; this is encoded by the coding sequence ATGTTTTTCCTGACCCCCCGTTATCTCAAGCACGCCAAGCTCCTGCACAAAGGGGTGACGCGCTTCATCAACTATAAGCGCGACGTGCTGCCGCCGGCCAAGCTGGACGAGATCTGCGCACTGCGCACCCGGCTGGAGGACGCCATGCGCGCCCGCGACAAAGCGCAGATCGCGGCGCTGAATGACGAGATCAATAAAACTTGCGAAAAGGCCCTGCCGCACGAGGAGCATTCGGACATCGGTGAAAACGTGGAGGTCTTCTTCGTGGCCATCGTCATCGCGCTGGGCATTCGCAGCTACGTGGCGCAGCCTTTCAAGATCCCGACGGGCTCCATGCAGCCCACACTTTACGGCCTGGTGGCCAACCATACGGAGAAAGACGTGACACCCAACCCGATTGCCCAGGTGAAGGACTGGGTGGCGGGGCGCAGCTACTATAATGTGGTGGCCAAGCGCTCCGGCTGGCTGAGAAGGGACGAACCCCTCACGGAGCACAGCTTTCTGGGCTTTTTCACCCACTGCCGTCTGCACTTTGAAGATGGTGGCACGCAGTGGATCTGGGCGCCCATGCGCCAGTTGGCCACAGACCCGGATGGCTTCAATCTCGGCCTACGCACCTACCTGAACCTGCCCATGAGCGAGGCGGGGGAGAAGATCACCCCGGATGCGCGTGTGGAGCTTCAGATCACCAAATCAGGCGGCACCTTCATCACCGAGGGCCAGCTGCTGGCCCGTGGTACTCTGGACACCGGAGACCACGTGTTGGTGAACAAGTTTGCCTACAACTTTCGCAGCCCCAAGCGCGGGGAGGTTTTTGTGTTCACCACCAAGAACATCCGCAGCGCCTACATGAACATCCCGCCAGAGCAGGGCTCGCAGCACTACATCAAGCGTCTCGTGGGCGTGCCTGGAGACAAACTGGAAGTGAAGTCGCCGGTGCTGTGGATCAATGGCAAGCCCGCCGAGGAATTTGGCATGAAGCGAGTGGGTGGCATGCAGGGCGACTACAAGGGCTACGGGAACTTTGGCTACCTCTCCAGCGGCAGCACGCGCGAGCTGGCCAACCGTGAAGACAAGCGCGAATACTGGGCTATGGGGGACAACAGCTACAACAGCTCCGACAGCCGCTATTGGGGCGCCGTTCCCGAGCGTAACCTCGTAGGCCCCGGTCTGTTCTGCTACTTCCCACTGGGGCGGAACTGGGGGATAATCTGGTAG